From Acetobacteroides hydrogenigenes, one genomic window encodes:
- a CDS encoding rhamnogalacturonan acetylesterase: MKKILGLIAASMLLFGFISSKPITIYMIGDSTMADKQDKVFPERGWGMFLQQHCKKNVIVQNYAMNGRSTRTFISEGRWQAVLDKLQPGDFVVIQFGHNDQSKEKVDRYTAPDDFKANMRRFVLEARAKGATPILCTPVVRRRFNDKGEFYDVHGEYPDLTRSVAKETSTELVDMHKLSEAIVREHGAEGSVKMFVHLKPGELACAPEGKIDDTHFNEYGANLIANQFVKNSIEQKLSISKFLK; the protein is encoded by the coding sequence ATGAAAAAGATATTAGGCCTGATTGCAGCTAGCATGCTGCTATTTGGATTTATTTCTAGCAAGCCAATTACCATTTACATGATAGGCGATTCTACTATGGCCGATAAGCAGGATAAGGTATTCCCCGAACGCGGTTGGGGAATGTTCCTTCAGCAGCACTGCAAAAAGAACGTAATTGTGCAGAACTACGCCATGAATGGACGCAGTACGCGAACCTTTATCTCCGAAGGACGCTGGCAGGCAGTTTTAGACAAGCTGCAACCTGGAGATTTTGTTGTAATCCAGTTTGGTCATAACGACCAAAGCAAGGAGAAGGTAGACCGCTACACTGCTCCCGACGACTTTAAGGCAAACATGCGCCGTTTTGTGCTAGAGGCCCGGGCAAAGGGGGCAACACCTATTTTATGTACTCCTGTTGTTCGCCGTCGATTTAACGACAAGGGTGAGTTCTACGATGTACATGGCGAATATCCCGATCTTACCCGTTCGGTTGCAAAAGAAACCTCCACCGAATTGGTGGATATGCACAAGCTTAGTGAAGCCATTGTTCGTGAACATGGCGCCGAGGGTTCCGTCAAGATGTTTGTTCACCTAAAGCCCGGAGAGCTGGCTTGTGCACCAGAAGGAAAAATCGACGATACCCATTTTAACGAGTATGGTGCAAATCTTATCGCCAACCAATTCGTGAAAAATTCGATAGAGCAAAAGCTCTCCATCTCAAAATTTCTCAAGTAG